From a region of the Panicum virgatum strain AP13 chromosome 2K, P.virgatum_v5, whole genome shotgun sequence genome:
- the LOC120665319 gene encoding non-specific lipid transfer protein GPI-anchored 14-like, with amino-acid sequence MKSACAHAPPPAPPRAHTAAHLTSLYITSVAAPPWPPPSSQAAQNSTPSLTSSRACFRSPARREHQLRRALAAMGPRAMALVAAAMMASAAVVGGDFAADRAECSDKLVGLATCLAYVQDEAAAPTPDCCAGLKTVLQTSRKCLCVLVKDKDDPNLGLKLNVTKALGLPAICKAAANISDCPRLLNLAPNSKEAQVFEQYAKQAAAQGTVPGGTGGGSSSSAPAAGAQKSGGAGPAGRWLGVGRVGGGGARAVVALLAAAAPLAVPLLILLG; translated from the exons ATGAAGTCGGCGTGCgcgcacgcgcccccgccggcgcccccgcgcgCTCACACGGCCGCACACCTGACATCTCTATATATCACAAGCGTCGCCGCGCCTCCCTGGCCTCCACCATCAAGCCAAGCGGCCCAAAATTCCACTCCATCACTCACTAGCTCTCGCGCTTGCTTCCGATCCCCTGCGCGCAGAGAGCatcagctccggcgagctctggCCGCCATGGGTCCGAGGGCGATGgcgctcgtggcggcggcgatgatggcgtcggcggcggtggtgggcgGGGACTTCGCGGCGGACCGGGCGGAGTGCTCGGACAAGCTGGTGGGGCTGGCGACGTGCCTGGCGTACGTGcaggacgaggcggcggcgccgacgccggaCTGCTGCGCGGGGCTCAAGACGGTGCTGCAGACCAGCCGCAAGTGCCTCTGCGTGCTCGTCAAGGACAAGGACGACCCCAACCTGGGGCTCAAGCTCAACGTCACCAAGGCGCTGGGGCTCCCCGCCATCTGCAAGGCCGCCGCCAACATCTCCGACTGCCCCA GGCTGCTGAACCTGGCGCCCAACTCCAAGGAGGCGCAGGTGTTCGAGCAGTACGcgaagcaggcggcggcgcagggcaccGTCCCCGGCGGCACCG GTggcggaagcagcagcagcgcgccggccgcgggcgcgcagaagagcggcggcgccgggcccgCGGGGCGGTGGTTGGGAGTGGGGAgggtcggtggcggcggcgcacgcgcggtggtggcgctgctcgccgcggccgctccACTCGCCGTGCCTCTCCTCATCCTGCTGGGATAG
- the LOC120665304 gene encoding uncharacterized protein LOC120665304, whose translation MASSKPSCSAGRPVAADGRADAVPAPAGVLLPPDAVYEILLRLPAKELCRLRAVCRPWRALLSDRAFADAHAARHQEPLVVAGYATHTSGGALYDVLDLSGRVVKRARGAAVAGAGRTENEWVVSARLDLVCAARGAGVSCALLSPAAARARALPQGLAEEHAAHEREISHHAAMVALGQVAATGERKVLRVLHLFPGTARQLYEITTLDGGDGGGGRSRWRRIKDPACPVASGTWAVVDGAVFFFSSELVHGQDAMPDRVASFDLATEEWAPTIRGPLSSSSLGDDGAAAAAGHPDDHMGWGELSLADMNGCLVVTHRTVASSMDLWFLMDVEKASWVRKYRMQLSISYRHAEHTVRPLLVLNDGRIVLVHIGNRGSLKIYDPRTSTSTDVADIGPCVAVGLYNGSVLSLANGF comes from the coding sequence ATGGCGTCGTCGAAGCCGTCGTGCAGCGCCGGGCGGCCGGTTGCTGCAGACGGGCGCGCCGACGCCGTTCCCGCTCCCGCCGGCGTCCTGCTGCCCCCGGACGCCGTCTACGAGATCCTGCTGCGCCTCCCGGCGAAGGAGCtctgccgcctccgcgccgtgtgCCGCCCGTGGCGGGCCCTCCTCTCCGACAGGGCCTTCGCTGACGCCCACGCGGCCCGCCACCAGGAGccgctcgtcgtcgccggctACGCCACGCacacgagcggcggcgccctctACGACGTCCTGGACCTCTCCGGCCGCGTCGTCaagcgcgcgcgcggggcggccgtcgccggcgccggcaggaCGGAGAACGAGTGGGTGGTGTCCGCGCGGCTGGACCTCGTCTGCGCCGCGAGAGGCGCCGGCGTGAGCTGCGCGCTGCTgagcccggccgccgcgcgcgcgcgcgccctgcCCCAGGGGCTGGCGGAGGAGCACGCGGCGCACGAGCGGGAGATCAGCCACCACGCCGCCATGGTCGCGCTCGGGCAGGTCGCCGCCACGGGCGAGCGCAAGGTGCTCCGCGTGCTCCACCTGTTCCCCGGCACGGCTCGGCAGCTCTACGAGATCACCAccctcgacggcggcgacggcggcggcggccggagccggtggcggcggatcAAGGACCCCGCGTGCCCTGTTGCATCCGGCACGTGGGCGGTGGTCGACGgcgccgtcttcttcttctccagcgaGCTCGTTCATGGCCAAGACGCCATGCCCGACCGCGTAGCCTCATTCGACCTCGCGACCGAGGAGTGGGCGCCGACAATCCGAGGACCCCTGAGTAGCAGTAGCCTCGgggacgacggcgccgccgccgccgccgggcatcCCGACGATCACATGGGTTGGGGCGAGTTGTCACTGGCTGACATGAATGGCTGCTTGGTCGTGACGCATCGCACAGTTGCCTCCTCCATGGACCTGTGGTTCTTGATGGATGTGGAGAAGGCATCATGGGTCAGGAAATACAGGATGCAGCTTAGTATCAGCTACCGGCATGCTGAACATACGGTGCGTCCTCTGCTGGTGCTGAATGATGGCAGGATAGTGCTGGTTCACATAGGAAACAGGGGATCTCTGAAGATTTATGATCCTAGGACAAGCACTTCTACAGATGTGGCAGATATTGGGCCCTGCGTTGCAGTTGGTTTGTACAATGGAAGCGTATTGAGCTTGGCAAATGGTTTTTAA